In Setaria italica strain Yugu1 chromosome IX, Setaria_italica_v2.0, whole genome shotgun sequence, the genomic stretch ATGCAGCTACAGACAACTCATTGATTGGAAGCAGCTACAGATCACAACTCACCGACGAATATACTTTATCTTTTTACTTATTTCATTGATGCATAATAGAGCTAATGTATGTTTAATTTATAGAACTGCAGAAAATCGAAGCAGTTTCAGCAACTCACCTTGGGCAAATGGCTAACTCTGGGCAAGTCCGGCGTAACCTGCCGCAAGAAcacgccggccacctcctcgtcgccgtcgaagCTCACCAGGCTGCGGTCCTGAAGCGGCGGTGCCGGATTCCCGGTAACACGGCCCTGGTGAAcccccgctgctgctgccgccgccgccgcagcccacATCTCTATGAACCGCCACAACCCACGCCCGTCCACCGCAGCGTGATGCACCGCCAGCCCCACCGCCACgcacccgtcgccgccgacgaacTCCGTCACCTGCACGCGCACACGTTTTCACCGTTACGTGACATCCCGGCCGGGGCCTACGTACTACGTATAGTATGTAGCGCGTACCTGCACTGCCATCACCGGCGCTGGTAGCTCGTCCCGGCGGATGTCCGGCACTAGCTGCCGGAGTGCGTCAACGTCCTGCTCGTACTCGGCACCCTCCACGACGAGCCTCGCGAACGCGAGATCCGTCTCGGCCTCGACGAACGCGACGCGGGCATCGTCGCCGAGGACGATGGACACGGTGCGCGAGTCCGGCGAGTAGGCGACCTCGCCGGCAAGGGGGTGGAACGCCTGGAGGACCGCCGCCAGCGAGGACCTGAGCGCGCGCGCTATGTCCTGGGAAGGACGAGGTGGCGACGGTGCGGGGAAGAGGAAGACGTGGCAGACGGGCGGGAGCGCCGCCCAGTGCGCGTCGAAGGAGGAGAGCGGCACGCGGCGGCCCGGAGCCGGCAGCGGCACGCAGTcggaggggagggagatggTGGTGGCGAGCCTCGTTCGCACGGCCGGCGGCATGCTGAGCACGTTAGGCTCCAACGCCGGGATGGCACGACAAGACTGGAAAGCAGAGAGGTCGCAGTGTCCGATATGCGTGGAGCATTGTATGAATCGCGAATCGGCAGGGTGTGGACCATGACACTACGTGGTTATTTTTTCGAGAGGAA encodes the following:
- the LOC101754343 gene encoding phenolic glucoside malonyltransferase 2-like is translated as MPPAVRTRLATTISLPSDCVPLPAPGRRVPLSSFDAHWAALPPVCHVFLFPAPSPPRPSQDIARALRSSLAAVLQAFHPLAGEVAYSPDSRTVSIVLGDDARVAFVEAETDLAFARLVVEGAEYEQDVDALRQLVPDIRRDELPAPVMAVQVTEFVGGDGCVAVGLAVHHAAVDGRGLWRFIEMWAAAAAAAAAGVHQGRVTGNPAPPLQDRSLVSFDGDEEVAGVFLRQVTPDLPRVSHLPKVSC